Proteins encoded by one window of Polaribacter haliotis:
- a CDS encoding NAD-dependent epimerase/dehydratase family protein, protein MSETILILGASGQIGNELTQKLRSIYGNNNVIASDIKEGNKDMMVSGPFEIIDATDKETILKMVKKYKVSQIYLLAAMLSATAEKFPQKAWNLNMTSLLAVLDLAKEKHIKQVYWPSSIAVFGPTTPKKNTPQKTIMEPSTVYGISKISGEFWCNYYHEKFGVDVRSLRYPGIISWKTKPGGGTTDYAVDIYFKAVKDGSYECFLSEKTRLPMMYMNDAVNATIQLMQAKSEDVKIRSSYNLAAIDFTPEEIASEIKKHIPDFKITYKPDFRQQIADSWPSSINDSEARKDWKWKHSFDLSSMTIDIIKNLKS, encoded by the coding sequence ATGAGTGAAACTATCCTAATTTTAGGAGCAAGTGGGCAAATTGGAAATGAATTAACCCAAAAATTGCGATCTATTTATGGAAACAATAATGTAATTGCTTCCGATATTAAAGAAGGAAATAAAGACATGATGGTTTCTGGTCCTTTTGAAATTATTGATGCAACAGACAAAGAAACCATTCTAAAAATGGTTAAAAAATATAAAGTTTCTCAAATTTATTTACTGGCTGCAATGTTATCTGCAACAGCAGAAAAATTTCCACAAAAGGCATGGAATTTAAACATGACATCTCTTTTAGCTGTTTTAGATTTAGCGAAAGAAAAACATATAAAACAAGTGTATTGGCCAAGTTCTATTGCTGTTTTTGGCCCTACAACTCCCAAAAAAAATACGCCACAAAAAACCATAATGGAACCTTCTACAGTTTACGGAATTAGTAAAATTTCTGGCGAATTTTGGTGTAATTATTACCACGAAAAATTTGGTGTAGATGTTCGTAGTTTAAGGTATCCTGGAATTATTTCTTGGAAAACAAAACCAGGTGGAGGCACCACAGATTATGCTGTGGATATTTATTTTAAAGCCGTTAAAGATGGTAGTTACGAATGTTTTTTATCAGAAAAAACACGTTTACCAATGATGTACATGAACGATGCTGTAAATGCAACCATACAACTAATGCAAGCTAAAAGCGAAGATGTTAAAATTAGATCTTCCTATAATTTGGCAGCCATCGATTTTACACCAGAAGAAATTGCATCTGAGATTAAAAAACATATTCCAGATTTTAAAATTACTTATAAACCAGATTTTAGACAACAAATTGCAGATAGCTGGCCTTCTTCAATTAACGATTCTGAAGCAAGAAAAGATTGGAAATGGAAACACAGTTTCGATTTATCTTCGATGACAATAGACATTATTAAAAACCTGAAATCGTAA
- a CDS encoding thioredoxin family protein → MKEIIEKSLIKTLSYKKYRVLISDLLSAGKSTGSEQSAALTNYSLLNDRRMKRLDKTIKISNETVLEFKQIQEPQIWLVITEGWCGDAAQNLPVINKIAETNSKIDLKIVLRDDNLELMDLFLTNDGRAIPKLIALDTNNDVIFTWGPRPTVATKMVADYKAENGSLDAQFKQDLQVWYNKNKGQSVQDDFIALAKNSVSKEV, encoded by the coding sequence ATGAAAGAAATTATAGAAAAAAGTTTAATAAAGACTTTGTCTTATAAAAAATATAGAGTCTTAATTAGCGATTTACTTTCTGCAGGAAAATCGACTGGCTCAGAACAATCTGCAGCTTTAACAAATTATAGTTTGTTAAACGACAGAAGAATGAAACGTTTAGACAAAACTATTAAAATTTCTAACGAAACTGTCTTGGAATTTAAACAAATACAAGAACCACAAATTTGGTTAGTAATTACAGAAGGCTGGTGTGGAGATGCAGCACAGAATTTGCCAGTAATTAATAAAATTGCAGAAACAAATTCTAAAATTGACTTAAAAATAGTTTTAAGAGATGATAATTTAGAATTAATGGATTTGTTTTTAACAAATGATGGAAGAGCGATTCCAAAATTAATTGCCTTAGATACAAATAACGATGTAATTTTTACTTGGGGACCAAGACCAACTGTAGCTACAAAAATGGTTGCAGATTATAAAGCTGAAAATGGAAGTTTAGACGCACAATTTAAACAAGATTTACAAGTTTGGTATAATAAAAACAAGGGACAAAGTGTACAAGACGATTTTATTGCGCTTGCAAAAAATAGCGTATCTAAAGAAGTGTAA